GAACTTTTTGTCCCAACATgctatatacaaatatatatttaaattagaaTAAAATGTGTGGTAAAGCTAAAGCAATGAATTAACTGTCTTGAGTGAAGATTTTTCAGAAgattctgcttttcctcctgacACATCTTAAACACACCATGAAACAGAGCACTGAAACCAACTCCTTCCAAGCccagcaaaagggaaaaaaaaaaagctgagttCTTTTGAAATCAGGtatttcctgtttaaaaaaaaaaaaaaaagcttttacaaGGGCTTTTTGAGTTACAACAGGTTTCACAAAGCTTTAAATTCTCTCTGAGTGGATTTCTGAACTGTCATTGCTGGTTATTACTAGTAGGCAcagaaattcccattttaattagaaactttattttgaaatacattGTACAATTTACATGTGAAGTGTTTTCAAGATAAGATATTTAATAACATTATGCTGAGCAAAATGGCTGACCAATTTCCTCAAAGCTCTTCCAGTTATGGGCTTTTTCCATTACAACTATCTTACAGAACTAAGAGCAACTTAGGCATTTGTATTCAGAAGCTAATTGCTATGTTTACCTTAGGGAGAAAGTATATACTTAAATGTTCCAATTAACTGTATGTTTCAATAATGATGTTAAGCATTTGGCATAAGACTGAAAGAAACCCAAGCCCTAATTAAACTTGTATTCAccaaggattttttaaacaaCCTTCATGATCAAACTTCTTTGTTCATAAGGCACAGTCAGACAAGTATTTACAAAGACTGGCTACCAATTCAGTTTTACCTGCACAGCCCTCTTGCTGGTCTGTCAACAGTAATCTGAAAGTTGTTTTCCCTGTCTGCTGCTGAGACTTTCCAAGAACAAGGCAGAGCAGTAAGGCAACTTAAAGAACAGGCATGCACAGGAGTTTGGCGTTTGGGATGGATTTTGAACATCTGCAAAGTAGTTCATTTTATAAATGGAGCATTCACCTGCTATTATTGAAATGGTGCCCAACTGTGATAAGATAAATAGAAGTGATGCAAGCAGAGGGTATTTCAATAGAAATTAACAAGATGTCTGGTATGCTTTCAGCTAAGACTTTGCATGCAGCAATTCCCACAACTTTCAgagataatttaaatttaattccGAAATTCCCCTCTGCCACTTAGAAAAGCTGAATGTACCAGGAGGTTTCTTGATAGCAAGTGAAATACCAAGGAATGAAATCTCCATTTAGATAATGAGCCAATACTGCATCCTACTTTGCATTTCTTATTAGAATAAAAGGAAGTCTTTGGGAATGACAACTGAAATAATTACATCATTATTTTGGTTGCAAGAAAGTTCAAGAACTTTTAACATGGGATGTTTAAAAAACAGTTCTACCCACagtcaaagaataaaaaataaaaatggggaaaaaagagagagccTTACCTTCCCCTTCCAAATCACCTCTGAGGAATAATGGCTTGAGATTAGCACTGTATGGCTTCTGTGGCCTATAAATGCCAGATAGATACTCTAAAAATTATCATTTTCAAGCTACTTCTTGTTTTCAATTTTTAGTAACTTCAAACAAAAGTACTTTGTCTATTTCACTTGAATAATCAAACTGAGCATAAAAATCAGTAAAAGTGCATTGCTGATACAAATTTGTATCACATACTAAAAGATACTATTTCATAGATTGTTTGTGAAACAGAAAGGATTAGACTATACAAAAAGTTTTCCAAATTCTTTTGCACAGCTGAACTCATAGTGCAGgtttaagatttaaaaaaaaaaatctgtaaatgaTGTAGTCAAAAGATGTTGAATACAAAATatattgtgaaatattttacagaatgGCTGAATTACCAAGCATAAGAACTGAGGATAAAGAATGTTAATGATAAGCAGCCACATACAGAACACAAAGCAATAAGTTTAAATCAGACTATTTTGGTTTGTGTAGCCCTTTATTAGCAACTAAAATAGAAGATATCTGTTGTACATCACGGGTAGTAACTGACTATACTGGAGTTTTATTATATTCTAATACAGAATCATTTATAAATGcgttgttttccttttttttttcttttattaaaaagcttccaccccctttttccccctttttccgTTTACAACTTGCAAAACTATTCTGAAAGCTGAGTATATGTGCACAGGTCTGCAAAGAGTGCAAATTTAGGATATGATAAATGCTTTACATGTTGTATTTTTAAGGACAGTCTACCACCATGCCTTCATAGCCATTatcttttccaaagaaaaaaacaactctcACAAAAAGCTCAGATACCAGTCTTCCTTCCATTGTCCTAAAcaagaaagcatttttaaatgagTTGAAACTAAGGAAGGACTACACCTACTAGAAAAGAACAGAGTTCTATTAGTTTGAGGTTTCAGTATACCCAAAGACCAGGGGCTGTATCTTTGTAAGGGCTAGGGGGCTAGGCTGGGACCCCGAATACAGAGTGTGTGCAGGTGCCATCCCTGAGCGTTCAGCAGTTCAGTGGACCATAAGTGCTCCAGCTGCATAACTCACGGAGCTATCTTGCCAGTTTCGACACTGGCTCGACTGAGCGTAattcaaaaatgaaaagctCATATTCATTCCGTTCTTCTGGAGCTCGTTGATAGcctgaggagagaaaaagagctgTTTAAAAAACGGCATCAGTGAAATTACATTTCCTAGGTCTCAAAGGTGCTTGCACCATCTCTCACAAGCTCATTATCTAAGCACTTCCCAGTAGCTAGTGGATGTAGCCTATTCCTGTGCTGTTTCATTCACTGACGCTTCCCCCACTGCACAGTGTACATCCGTGCAGTTCTCTAAAGCAACACTGAACCTTCCATGATACCTCTTTTAGAAACAATGCTTTCAGTTCCATGGGGAATTTATACAGAAACACAGATGCAACAGAAAAAAGTCTAACACTATTAACACTTTCCAGATTCTATTTCTTCCATCAAGGAGAAAGGAGGTACAAAGATAATTTATTAAAGCATGACAATTGGCAAAAGTGAATGAACAGAACTTGGCTGTGATTCACTGCAAAACTAATAATTATCTGAGGATAAGAGTTGGGTATATTTGCAGAGTTGTCATAGTACTGAACTTTGCTACATGCATCACTAGTATTGATAATGCTCATACAAACTTTTATGGACTCCACTTTAAAAGGTTCCTTTCTACATTCTCCATTCAGACTACATTCCCAGTGAATTAAGTTttccctattaaaaaaaaataacatgctTCCTGTTTCATTGAATTACAGTAAAAATACAGTGAGATTCACTCAAGCAATATGACAAATCTGCAGCCCTCCACCAGTGCTGTAAAGCAGCTGCAACCACATTTAGACAACTAAGTTAAGCCAGGTTTATGTTTGCACTGCATCAGCAAAGCAGAATATGGTAAGCAGAAAGGAATCTGAATTCTAACTGCTGTTAATTTGTGAGTTAATGGTGCTCTGCACTAAGCCTCTGTAAGTATATCTCTCACCATATTTTCAAAACTCAAAACCACTGCCAGACATCACAAGGCACCCACAATAGCTAGCTAATAGCAAtatagagaaaataaattcatgtTCATAAGTACTGATTCAAAAAAGTACATACTTCTTCAGGGAGATGGatttatttgttcatttatttaGGGCCAAGAGAAAGTGGATGATTGCATTTCATTGAAATTCAAAAGGAATGTGATATCTCATCTCCCTTAGGGAACTGAAAACCCTCAGCCCTTTCAAGAGCTTACATTTGTCTACATGCAAGACACGAAAATCAGAGACCAAATTGagaacacttaaaaaaataaattaattcaagGCTTGACATTTTAGAACTAAGGAATACTGCAGCAGTATTGTGTTTTACAAATGCAAGCATTTTCCCAGAAGTTGCATTCTTCAATAAATCAACAGTTACTTACATTTAATAGCACTCCAATAGGATGTCTTCCACATATTGTATTATGGTATTTCTTCAAGTAATTGCTAAAAGATACAGGATCTAGCTGCTCTATAATGCTCATACCCTGAAAAAGAATTGATAGCAATAATTACATTACACATTCACAAGAAGGTGTTCATACATCATCTATTTGTTAcaacagagcaggaggaaaatcccTCTACTTTGTACCAAGGATATCAAAGGAATCTCAGCATGTGAGCTCTAGCTTGTAGTCATCTTGTTTCCATTCCTTGCCAAACTAAAAGTGCAGGAGCTCTTCCAGAGTTGTCATTAATCCACAGATCTGTGAAGTTCACATTAAAAAGGCTCTGAAGACTAGTTGATCCCCACCATCCAAGACTGCTTTACTTCCATAAGATTTGGTACAGCTATAACCAGACAAATTTACTAAAAGGGCAAAGCAGGAAGAAGCTGTGCCGCCATCTGTTCTCCCTGGTAACAAAGTTCAGGGCCAAGCACTTATCTGGGACTTCCAGATATCAAAAAACCCTAGACAAAACAAACACTATCCATGTGCAATTCACATGCTTAACAAGTGTGATGCATCCTGGACATAAAAGGCATGCAAGACAGTTGATCTGGGCATGGCTTGGCCCTTTGCTCAGAGTATAAAAACCAGATCCAGAAAATCTATCAAGTCGGTGCACAACAGGAGATGGTGCTTCCACTTCACAGGAGATAGTCACATGTACACATCCTTTCCTCCAAGGAGAGTGACCCATGATCTCATGGAGTCATGCTAAGAATACCAGCACACATGTGGAAAACAAAATCTTACTCATATACAAACATTTGCATtcttaaaagcaaaaagaatcCTACAACTCCAGATACAGTCTACTCTTATCCCATCCCATAAAGCAGATCAAACACCATGAAACTAGTATAGAAACAAGTCTAAATCACTTATTGTCTCAGTTTTATAATGGGTTTGCTCTTTTGCCTGTATTAGACTCCATCctcatatttttctcctttctctgaaaATTATTCCCTTCATCAGGGAAATGAGCTCCAGACACTCACTAACTCAATAAAATACATAGTTATGCTGCTCCTGTTGGTGAAACACTAAGTTCTTTCTTAGagactaggaaaaaaaatatactttgCATGGGAATAACTGGAGGTTGATACCAGGAAAGGAGACAATTTCTTCTAAGATTCCTGCATTTGTCCCAGCTCTTTCCCCTACTTTTGGGTGATAAAAGGAGAAGCCACAATGCAGGAAGGAGTCAGTCTGAAATCTCCACCTCAAGAGTGAATTTTCCACAACACTCTGCAAGGGCGTTGGCTGATCTGGCACATATCAGCTAATTATTCAGGCTGGATCCCAGCTTACAATGGAGGAGCAGAAGAttcccaggagagctgggagaatTACAAACAGCAACAATAACCACTACCCTTGTGTACTTTTAAACAGAAACAGACATATGATGAATTCATAAAGAAACACGTTttgtggaaaaacaaaaccaagctaAGTTGGCCAATTGGTGGTAAGAACTCAGTTTTTCTGGAGTCATGGAGAGTGTGTTTGGAGCCCTGGCCAGTAATTTCAGCTGTTAATCACTCCAGATCTACAGAGCCTAAATAAGTGCCAAAAAAATAATGGTAGCTATTCTCTAACTAACAGTGATTACATAGACACCATTGCATTTCCAAAGTTTCCAAAGAATATCTCTCAACCATCCATTTCCTTGCAGATTGTACATGTCAATACACAGCTAAAGAAAGCAGAACTAAACTTGACTAAATACTCAAGTGAAACTAAAGAGGCAGAAGGCACTTACTTAGATACTGAACAGCTCATGAGAATATATTTTACCTGTCTGTAAAACCCTTTCATGACTTtctaaaaacatgaaaatggcTGCTCCATTGAGAGACTCGCTTTACAGCTGTAAATCACTGGAACATACTGGGCAGAGGCATTTGAGCATTTGTCTCAAATGAATGGACATGGATTTATGAGAATGCCAAGTAAGCTTATTTCAATGCACAGTTCAGCACTGCAAAACATTTACAGCTATGCAGCTCATCCCAGAAAATGCTAACAGAGTTCCATACATCAGAGACTGGAGAAAATCTATAGGGAATTGGTACGAACAGATGTCCTATAAGCATTAGGTTGTACTGAACTCTTCAATCTTTTGGATTTAAAAATCATTGTGGCAGAGGAACAAAGACTATCAACCTTGTTTCTCAGTCTAATATGGCGTGGAGGaacaaaggaaacatttttgcCAGGTTGTGTTTTACAAAAAGCAGAGGTATATGAAGAtaataattttcagtatttgaaaCAACTCAGCTAGGCATGGCTTAGAACAGAGGTAAAACACAAAGCCCACATGGTACAAGTGTAAGCACAGTTTCACAGTTTATTACATGGTCATTATGGCATCAGGTAGAAATTGCATACCTCAGTTACCCACATACTGTTAATGGCATCTACAATATCCCAGCACAGTGCACTTAACATGATTACAAAGTTACATTTTCAAACAATATCCCTTAATACAATCAAGTATCTACAAGCCTacaaaaaaactttaaaaaataataaccCCACACACATATCCCAAAATAGACAAACAAAAACTCAATCCAACAACCAACAGGCTCCTTTTATACTATATGCCAATAATGCTTTGTTTGGCTGGTCAAGTAAAGTCTGTTATCAGttatttcagctgtttcttCACACTTCAATATCTAAACTAATAGCACTCTAATGGAAGTGGAAACAAACTTGGTCTTAGTACTATCCAGCCCAACTATCTTTGCATGTGTGAGTCACTCAGCCTACATGACAAATAACCACCAGGAAAATCACTGCCGAGGCACAGAGAAGAGAACAGGGACTTGGGCATCCAGGCAGAGACTCAATCTTACATTATGCCCAGCCTAAGAAGccttcccaggctggagcactgTGGAAGGTCCTGGCTCACTGCAGCACCACTGCAGAAGCCACCAGAATTCAGCAGGTCATTAGAGGTGCCTGAGAAGCCATGGGTGCTGAGCATTTTCCTGGACCAAGTACTGGCTATTCTTGCACAGCACTTGTCAGAGCCTGCATTTTCCCCCATCAGCATTCAGGGCACCACAATCCTCACATTGACTCAACTGAGGCATAAAGTATCCCATACCAAATTTATGCTCCTATAAAACTAGCAATGTAGCACTGAAGATTAAAGTGAGCATTTTCTGTCTAGTCAATCAAAAACAATTACTCTTCAACAATATCTTACAAAATACTTCCCCCACTTATATGTAAAAAGATAGTGTGTTTCAGGTTATGGTATACAAACTATTGCACATCAGCTGCTCAGTTACAGCTCCAAATTTGAGGATTATCCCCTAAGGTACCCTTCTAACCACAAGGCTATTTCCTCCTTTTGCCATTACATCACAAAGTAGGTTGTAGTGACAGTGGTCAGATCAACAATTACCATGGAGAAACTGATGTCTGCCCAGCAATATTTACTACTCTGTATTTGTTTTATGCTGGAGCCTAATGGCTCTAAACGTCAATGTCCAAAGTATTCAGCAGTTTTTATGCACTAGGTGAGAAAATGCACCTATAGGTAAGGTCCAGTCCAATTAAGGAAGAGGCCATCATCCTCTCACAAAGGCATTTCTAAGGAAAATTGATTTCATCTTGCCCCAGAATACCTTCCTGCCTACAATGTGCTCAGCTGACTGCTTTCCTAGTTAGGACCAATAAAATGAAGCCAGTTTTAGCAGAGCTTTGTCTCTATCTTAACTCTGTTTTGTCTGTGTAGAGGCCTACTGCTTACAACAGTACAAGTTTGTTTAGTATGTCAAATCACATGAAAAAATCCAATACTTATCTCTAAGGAAATAAGAAGTAGCCAAGTGAGACATAAAATTGAACAAACTTccaaaaactggaaaaatgtGACAGGGAGATCATTGTGATATTGCTAATAAGACATCTCTGAAAATCACCCAAAACAAAAGCTCCTCCATATAGCATCTGAATATGGAATCATGTGGTCAGATATGGCATGatacaaacaagcaaaaaataacCATAGTATGGCTGCTATACAGCAGCATGTTTAGTTTTCCAGTTAAACTTCAGattgaaaaagtattttcatagtTATTAAACAGTAGACATGATTTTCCATGTTACAAAAAATGTCACTTCCATTTAGCTGAATAACGACTAAAAGGAAGAGCTGGGGCAGCAATGTATTCCCTAAGAGTAATTAAATGCCAAAGTCCAGTCTTTCTTCAAGCTTTCACCACAGAAATTAACAAGGGGAAGCTAATGTTTGCTAATGCACCATAATCAGCTCTCCTGCAAAAACACTCAAAGCTACTGATGCTGGGATTCTGTAGAAAAACGCTTTTCTTGATAGAGAAGCCTCTCAACTGACCACAAGAATTATTAAAAATGGGATAAACAGAATGAAGGTAAAttatttactattattatttctattccAGTGATGAATAGTAGCAAAACAAAGAGGTTAATTTGTATACACAAGGCAAGAAAGTCTACAGATGTCTCCAACAGATAGGATTTATTCCTTcaagataaggaaaaaattaacaTACCATGAATAAGAACAGCTCTCTGTTCTAACAGATTCTACAGAAGTTACATAAATGATGCAAACAGTTGTAAAACAAATTTTATGGTTACGTATTTCCAGAAGAATTACTGTGCCTTAAGTATAGACTTGAAGATTaagttgttggggttttcttatattaaaaaaatccttggcTCCTGTGactgcaaagaaaatgcaaCATAACTGGCATTGGACCCTTATGGATTTAACATTCCTTTCAGCCTTTGGCCAAACCCCAAATGAAGCCTGGTGTACTGCTTTTCCCCACCACCTACTACAGAGTAAGGGGCAGGGGGAAGGCTACTCCCAAGGAAACAGGGGCTTTCATTTCCCTGACCAGTGCAAAGCCCTACAGCCTTTCCTCTTCCAAATGGACGTTGCTGAAACCTTTGCATAATCACAATGCTGTTCCCATTGCAGGTATCACAGCAATCAAGCTGGAAGTACCACAATTTCCCATGCATAATTCTTATTGCTTTTCAAAAACAGAAGAGGGTATGTAGACAGAAATTACATTACATCAGGGCATTTTAGGTAGGTGaacatgcttttttttcttcattaattatGCTTACTAATTTATACCCACAATATGATTGTGTGCAGTCAGCAAAATGAAGGATACCAGCTAAAACCAACAGCTAAATTCTTATTTTGgtaaacaaaggaaaattataCATTCAATAAAATAGCTAATCTATAATATCTTGTTAGAAAAATTTCTCAAGTGCTCAAAGAAATGGAATGTACAGGAGAAATTTGTTAGTTAGTTCCACCAAATCTGAAAACTTACCATTTTATCTAGGTGCTCAATGGATCTATAAATTTCTCCTTGGGATTCATCATAGTAACTGTAACGGAACCTCTGACCTTGAAACAAAAATCAcgtataaaataaaaaagggaaaaattgtaGCTAAACCACTCCCTAATACCTACTAAATATTTGAAAGTATAATACTTATAAAGTAGTAATCCTcat
This window of the Ammospiza nelsoni isolate bAmmNel1 chromosome 3, bAmmNel1.pri, whole genome shotgun sequence genome carries:
- the MEMO1 gene encoding protein MEMO1 isoform X2 — protein: MQDIPTVDLVQPMLTNKWIPISPEKFSFLGLPITCPSPDVHFPVWTFTEHLCMTFELTKRFMQNCGRLECLSACPYRQTKMSTVLKCICLTLLKPWKGQRFRYSYYDESQGEIYRSIEHLDKMGMSIIEQLDPVSFSNYLKKYHNTICGRHPIGVLLNAINELQKNGMNMSFSFLNYAQSSQCRNWQDSSVSYAAGALMVH